Proteins found in one Clostridium kluyveri DSM 555 genomic segment:
- a CDS encoding MerR family transcriptional regulator, with product MKTKYIYTNIIYEVILIKDRISITDLARLRNVTTETLRHYDRIGLFKPTYVDPKTGYRYYSVLQYEKLGTIKELRQLGMSLKEIKEYFNNRHVTKSLSILTNKHEELKEKIKDLQLLEETLSEKIEFLRNVIAESKMKEIMIKQIPEREIITFGKAINNEIELSYGFLHLENTLEEISPILASNRLGFIISKSDIESCEFNKSSDIFVFTKSPNQINKKNIQKIKAGKYACIYNSGKPWDREESIKKLLQFIHYNHYIIDGDFIEIAQVDITVTDIVEEECFEIQVPIKNSIDT from the coding sequence TTGAAAACCAAATATATATATACTAATATTATATATGAGGTGATTTTAATAAAAGATAGAATATCCATAACAGATTTAGCAAGACTTAGAAACGTAACCACTGAAACTCTAAGGCACTATGATAGAATAGGTCTTTTTAAACCCACTTATGTAGACCCCAAAACTGGTTATAGATATTACTCTGTGCTGCAATATGAAAAATTAGGTACAATTAAAGAACTGCGCCAGCTTGGCATGAGTCTTAAAGAAATAAAAGAATATTTTAATAACAGACATGTAACCAAATCCCTTTCTATACTTACGAATAAACATGAAGAGTTAAAAGAAAAAATAAAAGATTTACAGTTATTGGAAGAAACCCTTTCTGAAAAGATAGAATTTTTAAGGAATGTTATTGCCGAGTCCAAAATGAAAGAAATCATGATCAAACAAATACCTGAAAGAGAAATTATTACTTTTGGCAAGGCTATTAACAATGAAATAGAATTAAGCTATGGATTTCTTCATCTTGAAAATACCCTTGAAGAAATTTCACCCATTTTAGCCAGTAATAGATTAGGGTTCATTATATCAAAATCTGATATTGAATCCTGTGAGTTTAATAAATCCAGTGACATTTTTGTATTTACAAAATCACCTAACCAAATTAATAAAAAAAATATACAGAAAATAAAAGCGGGAAAATATGCTTGTATTTATAACAGCGGTAAACCTTGGGATAGAGAAGAAAGTATAAAAAAGCTGCTGCAATTTATCCATTACAACCATTATATTATAGATGGTGACTTTATAGAAATAGCCCAGGTAGACATTACAGTAACAGATATTGTAGAAGAAGAATGTTTTGAAATTCAAGTTCCAATCAAAAACTCTATAGATACCTAA